The sequence CGCAATGCCCACCGGGAGCACCTCGACGAGCGGTTCCTCCCGGTGTACGGCGAGACCGGTGACCAGGCACGGGAGCGGATCACCCGGTTGCTCACCGAGCTTCCCGTCGAGCTGGGTATGGCGTCGGCCTTCCCCACCGAGTACGGCGGCAGCTCCGACGTGGGCGGCTCGATCATCGCCAGCGAGATGCTGGCGCAGGTCGACCTGTCGCTGATGGTCAAGGCGGGCGTGCAGTGGGGCCTGTTCGGCGGTGCGGTCGCGGCCCTCGGCACCCGACGGCACCACGACGCCTATCTCCGGGACATCATCTCGGGGACGATCTTCGGCTGCTTCGCCATGACCGAGACCGGGCACGGCTCCGATGTCCAGCAGCTGCGCACCACCTGCACGTACGACCCGCAGACGCAGACCTTCGACCTGCACACCCCGCACGAGGCGGCCCGCAAGGACTACATCGGCAACGCCGCCCGCGACGGACGGATGGCGGTCGTCTTCGCACAGTTGATCACAAACGGTCAGCGGCATGGCGTACACGCGTTGTTGGTGCCGATCCGCGACGCGCAGGGCCACCCGCTGCCCGGCGTGAGCATCGGCGACGCCGGGCCCAAGGCCGGCCTGCTCGGCGTGGACAACGGGCGGCTCAGCTTCGACCACGTGACGGTGCCGCGGGACATGCTGCTGGACCGCTACGGTCAGGTCGCGCCGGACGGGACATACTCCAGCCCGATCGAGAACGACTCCCGGCGCTTCTTCACCATGCTCGGCACCCTGGTCCGCGGCCGGGTGAGCGTGGGCGGCGCGGCGTCTGCGGCCACCAAGTCGGCGCTGACCATCGCGGTGCGCTACGGCGACATCCGCCGGCAGTTCGGCACGCCCGACGCGGGTCGGGAGGTGCTGCTCAACGACTACCTGGCTCACCAGCGCAAGCTGCTGCCGGCCCTGGCCACCACGTACGCGCTGCACTTCGCCCAAGCCGAGTTGGTGGCCGCTTTGAACGAGGTGCAGGGCGGCGACGGGCCGGTCGACGAACACCGGCAGCGCGAGCTGGAGTCCCGGGCAGCCGGGCTCAAGGCCGCGCAGACCTGGCATGCGACGCGCACCATCCAGATGTGCCGGGAGGCGTGCGGCGGCGCCGGCTACCTGGCCGAGAACCGGCTACCCAGCCTCAAGGCCGACACCGACGTCTTCACTACCTTCGAGGGCGACAACACGGTGCTGTTGCAACTGGTGGCGAAGGGGTTGCTCACCGGCTACCGGGACGAGTTCGGTTCGCTGGACGGCTGGGGGCGCGCCTCCTTCGTCGCCGAGCAGGTCCGCGAGATGGTGCTCGAGCGAACCGCCGCACGCTCGCTCATTGAGCGGCTGATCAGCGCCGTGCCCGGCCGTGACGACGAGGTCGCCGTCACCGACCGCGGTTGGCAGCTCAAGGTCTTCGAGGACCGCGAGAGGCATCTCCTCGACGGCGCGGTCCGCCGGCTGCGCAACGGTGCGGCCGCGAAGGCGAGTCACCCCTTCGACATCTTCAACGACGTGCAGGACCATGTCCTCGCCGTCGCCGCGGCGCACATCGACCGGATTACCCTGGAGGCGTTCGTCGCCGGGATCGAGGACACCGCCGACCCTGCGGTTCGAGCGCTGCTGTCCCGGGTCTGTGACCTGTACGCGCTCAGCGTCATCGAGACCAACAAGGGCTGGTTCCTGGAACACGGCCGACTCACGCCGGCCCGCTCCAAGGCGATCACCAGCGTCGTGAATGGCCTGCTCAAAGAGTTGCGCCCGCATCTGCGCACGCTCGTGGACGGTTTCGCCGTCCCGGACACGTGGTTGCACTGCGCAATCCTGCGAGAGGAACCCGGCCGGCAGGACGCCATGACCGCCCATGACGCTGCTGGCGATTGGCAGGTGGTACCAGCGTAGGAGGTCCACCCGGCCGCAGAGGTCGACCCGGCGGAAACTGCCCCATCACCGCCGGAGGCCGGCCGCACCGATTCTCCGGTCGCCGCCGCGCCGAGTGGTGGCGGGTCGTCGATGCCCACCCGGCGGGCCACATCGTCGAGATGGCCCTTGCTGGCGTTGGCGTCCACGCCCTGCGCCGTCGGTCGCCCGCGGTCGCGCGAGGCCGGCGTGCCCTGTTCCGCCTGCGGGTCGGAGGGCCCCTTGTGTTCCTTGGGTTCCCAGTGGTCCCCGACCTTTTCATGGGTGTGCTTCAACGACGCGTACGCCGTGCGGTGCGCCCTTTCCCCGTCGCCGTAG comes from Micromonospora vinacea and encodes:
- a CDS encoding acyl-CoA dehydrogenase family protein produces the protein MLDHIDLARLREVLDGPWATVRNAHREHLDERFLPVYGETGDQARERITRLLTELPVELGMASAFPTEYGGSSDVGGSIIASEMLAQVDLSLMVKAGVQWGLFGGAVAALGTRRHHDAYLRDIISGTIFGCFAMTETGHGSDVQQLRTTCTYDPQTQTFDLHTPHEAARKDYIGNAARDGRMAVVFAQLITNGQRHGVHALLVPIRDAQGHPLPGVSIGDAGPKAGLLGVDNGRLSFDHVTVPRDMLLDRYGQVAPDGTYSSPIENDSRRFFTMLGTLVRGRVSVGGAASAATKSALTIAVRYGDIRRQFGTPDAGREVLLNDYLAHQRKLLPALATTYALHFAQAELVAALNEVQGGDGPVDEHRQRELESRAAGLKAAQTWHATRTIQMCREACGGAGYLAENRLPSLKADTDVFTTFEGDNTVLLQLVAKGLLTGYRDEFGSLDGWGRASFVAEQVREMVLERTAARSLIERLISAVPGRDDEVAVTDRGWQLKVFEDRERHLLDGAVRRLRNGAAAKASHPFDIFNDVQDHVLAVAAAHIDRITLEAFVAGIEDTADPAVRALLSRVCDLYALSVIETNKGWFLEHGRLTPARSKAITSVVNGLLKELRPHLRTLVDGFAVPDTWLHCAILREEPGRQDAMTAHDAAGDWQVVPA